The following coding sequences are from one Hymenobacter sp. DG25A window:
- a CDS encoding DUF6952 family protein: MKIPAIKQLVESQTLDALVAAEEALLEEQQPAFEVPGEDEGEKLTHVFAAIFILNHMRDNGSEFKDALREYTKKVRVSIS, from the coding sequence ATGAAAATTCCTGCCATTAAACAACTGGTTGAATCCCAGACGCTGGATGCCCTGGTGGCCGCTGAAGAAGCGCTGCTGGAAGAACAACAGCCTGCTTTTGAAGTGCCCGGCGAAGACGAAGGCGAGAAGCTGACCCACGTATTTGCCGCCATCTTCATTCTGAACCACATGCGCGACAACGGCAGCGAGTTTAAAGATGCCCTGCGCGAGTACACCAAGAAAGTGCGCGTTTCCATTAGCTAA
- a CDS encoding thioredoxin family protein, translating into MSVTKATDTEFRQLLDSNEKVVVKYYADWCGNCRLFSPKYKRLAEANAGMTFLDVNAETSPEARKLANVTTLPFFAIFRNGELVDTVSASKEEAVAELIGQLN; encoded by the coding sequence ATGTCTGTTACGAAAGCAACTGATACCGAATTCCGTCAGCTTCTTGATTCCAATGAGAAAGTAGTAGTGAAATACTACGCCGACTGGTGCGGCAACTGTCGCCTGTTCTCCCCCAAGTACAAGCGCCTGGCCGAAGCCAACGCCGGCATGACGTTTCTGGACGTAAACGCCGAAACCAGCCCCGAGGCCCGCAAACTGGCGAACGTTACTACGCTGCCCTTCTTCGCTATTTTCCGCAATGGCGAGCTGGTGGATACTGTTTCGGCCAGCAAGGAAGAAGCGGTAGCCGAGCTGATTGGTCAATTGAACTAA
- a CDS encoding arylesterase, translated as MRGAGSGLLLALLWLLGACTSPTPAQPVAAPPAAPPVRMQNIIFFGNSLTAGYMLRASESFPALLQQRIDSLQLPYKAFNYGVSGETSAGGKHRVASVLTRQPVDVFVLELGANDGLRGIPVRETTQNLQEIIDQVRLKYPEARIVLVGLEFPFDLGPLGGHRFVHYAQEFKALFRTLAEKNSVDFVPFLLQGVLGHRELNLPDGVHPNAEGQKILAHNVWTVLEGVIMAKE; from the coding sequence ATGCGTGGTGCTGGCAGCGGGCTGCTGCTGGCGCTACTGTGGTTATTGGGAGCGTGCACTTCGCCCACGCCGGCGCAACCCGTAGCGGCGCCGCCGGCAGCTCCCCCTGTTCGTATGCAAAACATCATCTTCTTCGGTAACAGCCTCACGGCCGGCTACATGCTGCGCGCCAGCGAATCGTTTCCGGCCCTGCTGCAGCAGCGCATCGACTCCCTGCAACTGCCCTACAAAGCCTTTAACTACGGCGTGAGCGGGGAAACCAGCGCCGGGGGCAAGCACCGGGTAGCGAGCGTGCTCACCCGCCAGCCGGTAGATGTATTTGTGCTGGAGCTGGGCGCCAACGACGGCCTGCGCGGCATTCCGGTGCGCGAAACCACCCAAAACCTGCAGGAAATCATCGACCAGGTGCGGCTGAAGTACCCCGAGGCCCGCATAGTGCTGGTGGGCCTGGAGTTTCCCTTTGATCTGGGCCCGCTGGGCGGCCACCGGTTTGTGCACTACGCCCAGGAGTTCAAAGCCCTGTTCCGCACGCTGGCGGAAAAAAACAGCGTGGACTTTGTGCCCTTCCTGCTCCAGGGTGTGCTGGGCCACCGCGAGCTGAACCTGCCCGATGGCGTGCACCCCAACGCCGAGGGCCAGAAGATTCTGGCCCACAACGTATGGACCGTGCTGGAAGGCGTGATTATGGCCAAAGAGTAA
- a CDS encoding DUF1989 domain-containing protein yields MSSQLTIIPPRSGVSFLLKKGQRLKVVDIEGEQVSDFVCYNLADKEEYLSSGRTIDYAETILLTKGHPFYSNRSNVMFDLVEDTVGRHDFLLTPCSADTFRIIYGHTQPHRGCFGNLCAALEEYGIRPDAIPISFNIFMHVTVDGDTGRVAVLPPKSKAGDYVVLEARMDLLVGLTACSAEMSNNYAFKPIGYQIEG; encoded by the coding sequence ATGTCCTCCCAGCTAACCATCATTCCGCCGCGTAGCGGCGTTTCCTTTCTGCTCAAAAAAGGCCAGCGCCTGAAAGTCGTTGATATCGAAGGCGAGCAGGTCTCGGACTTTGTGTGCTATAACCTGGCCGACAAGGAGGAGTACCTGTCCTCGGGCCGCACCATTGACTACGCCGAAACCATTCTGCTTACCAAAGGCCATCCGTTCTACTCCAACCGGAGCAACGTGATGTTTGATCTGGTGGAAGACACGGTAGGCCGGCACGACTTCCTGCTCACGCCCTGCAGTGCTGATACCTTCCGCATTATCTACGGGCATACCCAGCCGCACCGGGGCTGCTTTGGCAACCTGTGCGCGGCGCTGGAAGAATACGGCATCCGCCCCGATGCCATTCCCATCAGCTTCAACATCTTCATGCACGTGACCGTGGATGGAGATACCGGGCGCGTAGCCGTGCTGCCGCCCAAAAGCAAAGCCGGCGACTATGTGGTGCTGGAAGCCCGCATGGATTTGCTGGTGGGCCTCACGGCCTGCTCTGCGGAAATGTCAAACAACTACGCCTTTAAGCCCATTGGCTACCAGATAGAAGGCTAA
- the gntA gene encoding guanitoxin biosynthesis heme-dependent pre-guanitoxin N-hydroxylase GntA — protein sequence MTEEESYIVTKEYLDFIQNREFPCVAAKTALAWNQIKCLVVDHMACPKDDAAILEFIYEFVETYRTADKLYHSAAIIFKGPENPTEAQFEEFFWQRLQAVSNLDAQRYGYDQRVVADPSSPDFSFSLKEEAFFVIGLHPGSSRPARQFKYPTLVFNAHDQFERIREAGKYDSLRQTIRTRDVAYSGSINPMLEDYGQSSEVYQYSGRAYDQAWKCPFLSQHVLPANHHSAA from the coding sequence ATGACTGAAGAAGAATCATATATAGTTACAAAGGAATATCTTGACTTTATACAAAATCGAGAATTCCCTTGCGTTGCCGCCAAAACGGCGCTTGCCTGGAATCAGATAAAATGCCTCGTAGTTGACCACATGGCCTGCCCCAAAGACGATGCCGCCATTCTGGAGTTCATCTATGAATTCGTGGAGACTTACCGCACCGCCGATAAGCTCTACCACAGCGCCGCCATCATTTTTAAAGGCCCCGAAAACCCCACCGAAGCGCAGTTCGAGGAGTTCTTCTGGCAGCGCTTGCAGGCCGTGTCTAACCTGGACGCCCAGCGCTACGGCTACGACCAGCGCGTGGTAGCCGACCCCAGCTCCCCCGATTTCAGCTTCAGCCTAAAAGAAGAAGCCTTTTTTGTGATTGGGCTGCACCCCGGCAGCAGCCGGCCGGCCCGGCAGTTCAAGTACCCCACACTGGTGTTTAATGCCCACGACCAGTTTGAGCGCATCCGGGAGGCGGGTAAATACGACTCCCTGCGCCAGACCATTCGCACGCGCGACGTAGCCTATTCGGGCTCCATCAACCCCATGCTCGAAGACTACGGCCAGTCCTCAGAAGTCTATCAATACAGCGGAAGGGCCTATGATCAGGCCTGGAAGTGCCCTTTTTTAAGCCAACATGTCCTCCCAGCTAACCATCATTCCGCCGCGTAG